A genome region from Pseudomonas anguilliseptica includes the following:
- a CDS encoding MFS transporter, with protein MNWMTYFAVSAAVVIVGLALGVTLPLVSFRLESWGYGPFAIGVMAGMPAIGVLVGARLTGRLAGWFGTPQTLRLCLLASAASVALLSVMPNYPLWLLLRLLIGISLTVVFVLGESWINQLVEDRLRGRLVALYGTGFALSQLCGPLLLTLLGTESDRGFWFSATLLVGGSLLLLGRDGAPKVDAQSASGRGILAFCRSSPAIAWAVVLFAGFEAMVLTLLPVYLVREGFAQQLALIMVSAVVVGDAALQLPIGWMADRVPRQTLFRCCGVVLLLSSLSIPALLHTPLIWAVLVLFGASAGGLYTLSLILVGQRYRDDALVRANSHIALLWGAGCLLGPLSTGAASQWVSGHALPILMAIGAALFVWLAFQRGAFSEVAAIKA; from the coding sequence ATGAATTGGATGACCTATTTCGCCGTCAGTGCGGCGGTGGTGATCGTCGGGTTGGCGCTGGGCGTGACGCTGCCGCTGGTGTCGTTTCGCCTTGAGTCCTGGGGTTACGGCCCCTTTGCCATCGGTGTGATGGCCGGTATGCCGGCGATTGGTGTGCTGGTCGGGGCGCGCCTAACGGGGCGCCTGGCGGGCTGGTTTGGCACGCCGCAGACGCTGCGCCTGTGCTTGCTGGCTAGCGCCGCGTCGGTTGCACTGCTGAGTGTGATGCCGAATTATCCGCTGTGGCTGTTGCTGCGCTTGCTGATTGGTATCTCCTTGACCGTAGTGTTTGTGCTCGGCGAAAGCTGGATCAACCAGCTGGTCGAGGACCGCCTGCGCGGCCGTCTGGTGGCGCTGTATGGCACCGGCTTTGCGCTCAGCCAGCTGTGCGGACCGCTGCTGCTGACCCTGCTGGGTACGGAAAGTGACCGCGGCTTCTGGTTCTCTGCCACGCTGCTGGTGGGCGGTAGCCTGCTGCTGTTGGGGCGCGATGGCGCGCCCAAGGTCGATGCGCAGAGTGCGTCCGGGCGCGGCATTCTGGCGTTTTGCCGCTCTTCACCGGCGATTGCCTGGGCCGTGGTGCTGTTTGCCGGGTTCGAAGCCATGGTGCTGACCTTGCTGCCGGTGTATCTGGTGCGCGAAGGTTTTGCCCAGCAGCTGGCGTTGATCATGGTCAGTGCGGTGGTGGTCGGCGATGCGGCGCTGCAGTTGCCGATTGGCTGGATGGCCGACCGGGTGCCCCGGCAGACGCTGTTCCGCTGCTGCGGGGTGGTATTGCTGCTGTCGAGCCTGAGCATTCCCGCGTTGCTGCACACGCCGCTGATCTGGGCGGTGCTGGTGTTGTTCGGCGCCAGCGCAGGCGGCCTGTACACCCTGTCGCTGATTTTGGTGGGGCAGCGCTACCGCGACGATGCGCTGGTGCGCGCCAACTCGCATATCGCCCTGCTCTGGGGCGCGGGCTGCCTGCTCGGGCCGCTGTCGACCGGCGCCGCCAGCCAGTGGGTCAGCGGCCATGCGCTGCCGATCCTGATGGCGATTGGCGCGGCGCTGTTTGTCTGGCTGGCGTTTCAGCGCGGTGCATTTAGCGAGGTGGCGGCCATCAAGGCGTGA
- a CDS encoding PLP-dependent aminotransferase family protein translates to MTLYVNLAELLGARIEQGLYRPGDRLPSVRALSLEHGVSLSTVQQAYRHLEDQGLATPKPKSGYFVPQARQQPALPMVSRAAQRPVDISQWDQVLELISRPPGGDVLQLGRGMPDISSPALKPLLRTLSRMSRRQAVKELSYGSLYGDPGLRAQLSRLMLDSGCQIAIEEIVTTTGCHEALSVAIRAVCEPGDIVAVDSPSFHGVMQALKGYGMKALELPTDPLTGISLEALELALEQWPIKAIQLTPNCNNPLGYIMPEANKRALLALAQRYDVAIIEDDVYGELAYSYPRPRSIKSFDEDGRVLFCSSFSKTLAPGLRAGWIAPGRYLQQVLHLKYMSTGMAAQLPQLALAEFIASGHYEPHLRRMRSQYARNRDCMIDWVSRYFPAGTRVSRPQGGFMLWLELPQGFDSQRLNRVLQPHNIQIAPGSIFSAAGKYRNCLRINYASQPSPALEQAICQVGECVAALLAEQQLVHNSAEGAVTP, encoded by the coding sequence ATGACGCTCTACGTCAACCTGGCCGAGTTGCTCGGCGCCCGTATTGAACAGGGCCTGTATCGCCCCGGTGATCGCCTGCCCTCTGTGCGCGCCCTCAGCCTGGAACATGGCGTCAGCCTGAGCACCGTGCAACAGGCCTATCGCCACCTGGAGGATCAGGGCCTGGCCACACCCAAGCCCAAGTCCGGCTACTTTGTGCCCCAGGCGCGCCAGCAGCCGGCGCTGCCGATGGTCAGCCGCGCCGCCCAGCGGCCGGTGGATATTTCCCAGTGGGACCAGGTGCTCGAACTGATCAGCCGACCGCCAGGCGGTGATGTGCTGCAACTGGGGCGCGGCATGCCGGATATCAGCAGCCCAGCCCTGAAACCGCTGCTGCGCACCCTGTCACGCATGAGCCGCCGCCAGGCGGTCAAGGAGCTGAGCTATGGCAGCCTGTATGGTGACCCAGGCCTGCGCGCACAACTGTCACGCCTGATGCTCGATTCTGGCTGCCAGATTGCCATTGAAGAAATCGTCACCACCACCGGCTGCCACGAGGCCCTGTCCGTAGCGATTCGCGCCGTGTGCGAGCCTGGCGACATCGTGGCCGTGGATTCACCGAGCTTTCATGGCGTGATGCAGGCACTCAAGGGCTACGGCATGAAGGCCCTGGAGCTGCCCACCGACCCGCTCACCGGCATCAGCCTGGAGGCGCTGGAGCTCGCGCTGGAACAATGGCCGATCAAGGCCATTCAGCTCACCCCCAACTGCAACAACCCGCTCGGCTACATCATGCCGGAAGCCAACAAGCGCGCCCTGCTGGCCCTGGCGCAGCGCTATGACGTGGCGATTATCGAGGATGATGTCTACGGCGAACTGGCCTACAGCTACCCACGCCCGCGCAGCATCAAATCATTCGACGAGGACGGTCGCGTGCTGTTCTGCAGCTCGTTTTCCAAGACCCTGGCACCTGGCCTGCGGGCCGGCTGGATTGCCCCGGGCCGCTACCTGCAACAGGTGCTGCACCTCAAATACATGAGCACCGGCATGGCCGCACAGCTGCCACAACTGGCCCTGGCCGAATTTATCGCCAGCGGGCATTACGAACCGCACCTGCGGCGTATGCGCAGCCAGTACGCGCGCAACCGCGATTGCATGATCGACTGGGTCAGCCGCTACTTCCCCGCTGGAACACGCGTCAGCCGGCCCCAGGGCGGCTTTATGCTGTGGCTGGAGCTGCCACAGGGCTTTGACAGCCAGCGCCTGAACCGCGTGCTGCAGCCACACAACATCCAGATCGCGCCCGGCAGCATCTTTTCCGCCGCCGGCAAATACCGCAATTGCCTGCGCATCAACTACGCCAGCCAACCCTCCCCAGCGCTTGAACAGGCGATTTGCCAGGTCGGCGAATGCGTGGCTGCGCTGCTCGCCGAGCAACAGCTCGTACACAACAGCGCAGAGGGTGCGGTCACGCCTTGA
- a CDS encoding DUF1127 domain-containing protein, which yields MNGLSDVRLTMKSGELQQESVGRHLYAQTDKAKPTVGRWSAFWLRLTTRRALLRLTDEQLKDIGLSRAQAQREAQLPFWKL from the coding sequence ATGAACGGATTGAGTGATGTCAGGCTGACAATGAAATCAGGCGAACTGCAGCAGGAGTCCGTGGGGAGGCATCTGTATGCTCAAACGGATAAAGCGAAGCCAACTGTAGGCCGCTGGAGCGCATTCTGGCTGCGCCTGACCACTCGTCGGGCGCTATTGAGGCTGACTGATGAGCAGCTCAAAGATATCGGCTTGAGCCGCGCGCAGGCCCAGCGCGAGGCGCAGCTGCCGTTCTGGAAGCTGTGA
- a CDS encoding NAD(P)/FAD-dependent oxidoreductase, whose protein sequence is MNARVHQPVHNSQHANSYYAASANRQLDYPALGGELRADVCIVGGGFSGLNTAIELAQKGLSVVLLEAHKIGWGASGRNGGQLIRGVGHGVEQFESVIGAQGVRELKLMGLEAVEIVRQRIEQFNIDCDLTWGYCDLANKPSHLADFAEDMAELKQLGYRHEMRLLQPEQMHEVVGSNRYVGGMIDMGSGHLHPLNLALGEAAAAQSLGVQLFENSAVSRIDYGSEVKVHTAQGVVHAATLVLGCNAYLNGLNSNLGGKVLPAGSYVIATEPMSEAEARAIIPQNMALCDQRVALDYYRLSADRRLLFGGACHYSGRDPADIAGYMRPKMLEVFPHLKDVKIDYQWGGMIGIGANRLPQIGRLKEQPNVYYAQAYSGHGVNATHLAGKLLGEAIAGQASSGFDLFAKVPHMTFPGGKHLRSPLLALGMLWHRMKELV, encoded by the coding sequence ATGAACGCCCGCGTTCACCAGCCGGTGCACAACAGCCAGCACGCCAACTCCTATTACGCCGCCAGCGCCAATCGCCAACTCGACTACCCCGCCCTAGGCGGTGAGTTGCGTGCCGATGTGTGCATTGTCGGTGGCGGTTTTTCCGGCCTCAACACGGCCATTGAGCTGGCGCAGAAAGGCCTCTCGGTGGTGCTGCTGGAAGCGCACAAGATTGGCTGGGGCGCCAGCGGGCGCAACGGCGGCCAGCTGATTCGCGGCGTCGGCCATGGCGTTGAGCAATTTGAATCGGTGATTGGCGCGCAGGGCGTGCGCGAACTGAAACTGATGGGCCTGGAAGCGGTGGAAATCGTCCGCCAGCGCATCGAGCAGTTCAATATCGATTGCGACCTGACCTGGGGCTACTGCGACCTGGCCAACAAACCCAGCCACCTCGCCGACTTCGCCGAAGACATGGCCGAACTCAAACAGCTGGGTTATCGCCATGAAATGCGCCTGCTGCAACCGGAACAGATGCATGAGGTAGTTGGCTCCAACCGCTACGTCGGCGGCATGATCGATATGGGTTCCGGCCACCTGCACCCGCTCAACCTGGCCCTCGGCGAAGCCGCCGCAGCGCAGAGCCTGGGCGTACAGCTGTTCGAGAACTCGGCAGTGTCGCGCATCGACTATGGCAGCGAGGTCAAGGTGCACACCGCCCAAGGCGTGGTGCACGCCGCTACCCTGGTGCTCGGCTGCAACGCTTACCTGAATGGCCTTAACAGCAACCTGGGCGGCAAGGTGCTGCCCGCCGGCAGCTACGTGATCGCCACCGAGCCGATGTCCGAAGCCGAAGCGCGGGCAATCATTCCGCAGAATATGGCGCTGTGTGACCAGCGTGTAGCCCTGGATTATTACCGCCTGTCCGCCGACCGGCGCCTGTTGTTCGGCGGTGCCTGCCACTATTCAGGCCGAGATCCTGCAGACATCGCCGGCTATATGCGACCGAAAATGCTGGAAGTCTTCCCGCACCTGAAAGACGTGAAGATCGACTACCAGTGGGGCGGCATGATCGGCATCGGTGCCAACCGCCTGCCGCAGATCGGCCGCCTCAAGGAACAACCCAACGTGTATTACGCCCAGGCCTACTCAGGCCATGGCGTCAACGCCACGCACCTGGCTGGCAAGCTGCTCGGCGAGGCCATCGCCGGCCAGGCCAGCAGCGGCTTCGACCTGTTCGCCAAGGTGCCCCACATGACCTTCCCTGGCGGCAAACACCTGCGCTCGCCGCTGCTAGCCCTAGGCATGCTCTGGCATCGGATGAAAGAGCTGGTCTGA
- a CDS encoding YkgJ family cysteine cluster protein encodes MSCTSRKIDQLRLQIPSFACVPGCHDCCGPVTASSEEMARLPVKSAAEHDAALAEYNCVHLGPQGCTVYDQRPLICRLFGTTPSLPCPRGQGPEQLTEPTVEQRVHQLIATTRQVLV; translated from the coding sequence ATGAGTTGCACCAGCCGCAAGATCGACCAGCTGCGTTTGCAGATTCCCAGTTTCGCCTGCGTGCCGGGTTGCCACGATTGCTGCGGCCCGGTCACCGCGTCATCCGAGGAAATGGCGCGGCTGCCGGTGAAAAGTGCCGCCGAGCATGACGCCGCGCTGGCCGAGTACAACTGCGTACACCTCGGCCCGCAAGGGTGCACGGTGTATGACCAGCGCCCGCTGATCTGTCGTCTGTTCGGCACCACGCCGAGCCTGCCGTGCCCGCGTGGCCAGGGGCCGGAGCAGCTGACCGAGCCGACGGTGGAACAGCGGGTACACCAGCTGATCGCCACAACCCGGCAGGTGCTGGTATAG
- a CDS encoding Lrp/AsnC ligand binding domain-containing protein — translation MRTQHQSRRELDKIDRNILRILQEDGRISFTELGERAGLSTTPCTERVRRLEREGIIMGYHARLNPQQLKASLLVFVEISLDYKSGDTFEEFRRAVLKLPHVLECHLVSGDFDYLVKARINEMASYRKLLGDILLKLPHVRESKSYIVMEEVKESLSLPIAD, via the coding sequence GTGCGCACCCAGCATCAGAGCCGCCGCGAACTGGACAAGATCGACCGCAATATCCTGCGCATCCTGCAGGAAGATGGGCGCATCAGCTTTACCGAGCTGGGCGAGCGGGCCGGCCTGTCGACCACGCCCTGTACCGAGCGCGTGCGCCGCCTGGAGCGCGAAGGGATCATCATGGGCTACCACGCCCGGCTCAACCCGCAGCAGCTCAAGGCCAGCCTGCTGGTGTTTGTCGAGATCAGCCTGGACTACAAGTCCGGCGACACCTTCGAGGAATTCCGCCGCGCAGTGCTGAAACTGCCGCACGTACTCGAATGCCACCTAGTGTCCGGTGACTTCGACTACCTGGTGAAGGCGCGAATCAACGAAATGGCCAGCTACCGCAAACTGCTCGGCGACATCCTGCTCAAGCTGCCGCACGTACGCGAGTCGAAGAGCTACATCGTGATGGAGGAAGTGAAAGAGAGCCTGAGCCTGCCGATTGCCGACTGA
- the dadA gene encoding D-amino acid dehydrogenase: MRILVLGSGVIGTASAYYLARQGFEVVVVDRQHAPAMETSFANAGQVSPGYASPWAAPGVPLKAIKWLLQKHAPLAIKATADIDQYLWMAQMLRNCTASRYAVNKERMVRLSEYSRDCLDELRAETGIAYEGRSLGTTQLFRTQAQLDNAAKDIAVLKQSGVPYELLDRAGIARVEPALAAVTDKLAGALRLPNDQTGDCQLFTSKLAEMAKALGVEFRFGQNIQRIDAVGDRVNGVWIDGKLETADRYVLALGSFSPQLLKPLGIKAPVYPLKGYSLTVPITNAAMAPTSTILDETYKVAITRFDNRIRVGGMAEIAGFDLSLNPRRRATLEMITADLYPQGGDLRQAEFWTGLRPATPDGTPIVGATGLRNLFLNTGHGTLGWTMACGSGRLLADLMAKKRPQISAEGLDISRYSRSQESHKHVSTAPAH, from the coding sequence ATGCGGATTCTGGTTCTCGGTAGCGGTGTGATTGGTACAGCCAGTGCGTATTACCTGGCGCGTCAGGGTTTTGAAGTGGTGGTGGTCGACCGGCAGCACGCCCCGGCCATGGAAACCAGCTTCGCCAACGCCGGTCAGGTGTCACCTGGCTACGCCTCGCCGTGGGCGGCGCCAGGCGTGCCGTTGAAAGCCATCAAGTGGCTGCTGCAAAAACATGCACCGCTGGCGATCAAGGCAACCGCTGATATCGACCAGTACCTGTGGATGGCGCAGATGCTGCGCAACTGCACTGCCAGCCGTTATGCGGTGAACAAGGAGCGCATGGTGCGCCTGTCCGAATACAGCCGCGATTGCCTCGACGAGCTGCGTGCGGAAACCGGCATCGCCTATGAAGGCCGCAGCCTGGGCACCACCCAACTGTTCCGCACCCAGGCGCAATTGGATAACGCGGCGAAAGATATTGCCGTGCTCAAGCAGTCCGGCGTGCCCTATGAGCTGCTCGACCGCGCCGGCATCGCCCGCGTTGAGCCGGCCTTGGCTGCAGTCACCGACAAACTGGCCGGCGCACTGCGCCTGCCGAATGACCAGACCGGCGATTGCCAGCTGTTCACCAGCAAACTGGCCGAGATGGCCAAGGCGTTGGGTGTGGAATTCCGCTTCGGCCAGAACATCCAGCGTATCGACGCTGTGGGCGATCGGGTTAATGGCGTGTGGATTGACGGCAAGCTGGAAACCGCTGATCGCTACGTGCTGGCGCTCGGCAGCTTTAGCCCGCAATTGCTCAAGCCGCTGGGTATCAAGGCACCGGTGTACCCGCTCAAGGGCTATTCGCTGACTGTGCCGATCACCAATGCGGCGATGGCGCCGACCTCGACCATCCTCGATGAAACCTACAAGGTGGCGATCACCCGTTTCGACAACCGCATCCGCGTCGGCGGCATGGCTGAGATTGCCGGCTTTGATCTGAGCCTCAACCCGCGTCGCCGCGCCACCCTGGAAATGATCACTGCCGATCTCTACCCGCAGGGCGGAGATCTGCGTCAGGCCGAATTCTGGACTGGTCTGCGTCCAGCCACTCCGGACGGCACGCCGATTGTTGGTGCCACCGGCTTGCGCAATTTGTTCCTCAACACCGGTCACGGCACACTGGGCTGGACCATGGCCTGCGGCTCCGGTCGCCTGCTTGCCGACCTGATGGCGAAAAAGCGTCCGCAGATCAGCGCCGAAGGTCTGGATATTTCCCGTTATAGCCGTTCCCAGGAGAGTCATAAGCATGTCAGTACAGCGCCTGCACACTGA
- a CDS encoding RidA family protein, which produces MSVQRLHTESRYSEIVIHNSTVYLAGQLADDYSGDIVQQTRETLANTDRMLAEAGSDKSKILSVTIYLKDMERDYVGLNQVWDAWVAPGAAPARACVEAKMYKPEVLVEMMIVAAL; this is translated from the coding sequence ATGTCAGTACAGCGCCTGCACACTGAAAGCCGTTACAGCGAAATCGTCATCCACAACAGCACGGTCTACCTGGCCGGCCAGCTGGCGGACGACTACAGCGGCGATATCGTGCAGCAAACCCGTGAAACCCTGGCCAACACCGATCGTATGCTGGCCGAGGCCGGTAGCGACAAGTCGAAGATCCTTTCCGTGACCATCTACCTGAAGGACATGGAGCGCGATTACGTCGGGCTTAATCAGGTCTGGGATGCCTGGGTCGCGCCAGGCGCGGCGCCTGCACGGGCCTGTGTCGAGGCGAAGATGTACAAGCCTGAGGTGCTGGTGGAAATGATGATCGTGGCCGCCCTGTAA
- the alr gene encoding alanine racemase — translation MRPSRALIDLQALRHNYQLAREVSGARALAVIKADAYGHGAVRCAQALQEQADGFAVACIEEALQLREAGIRGPILLLEGFFEADELPLIEQHELWCVVHSLWQLEAIERSAVRGPLTVWLKLDSGMHRVGLHPADYQAAYQRLLASGKVAKIVLMSHFARADELDCPRSTEQLAVFQQARQGIVAEVSLRNSPAVLGWPSVPSDWVRPGIMLYGATPFEQAQAVAARLQPVMTLESKIISVRELPAGEPLGYGARFVSERPTRVGVVAMGYADGYPRHAPTGTPVAVDGQLTRLIGRVSMDMLTVDLTDLPQAGLGSRVELWGKQVLASDVATQAGSIPYQLFCNLRRAPLFYLGD, via the coding sequence ATGCGTCCTTCCCGCGCCCTGATCGACCTGCAAGCCTTGCGTCACAACTACCAACTGGCCCGTGAAGTCAGCGGCGCGCGCGCCCTGGCGGTGATCAAGGCGGATGCCTACGGCCATGGCGCGGTGCGTTGTGCCCAGGCGTTGCAGGAACAGGCCGATGGTTTTGCCGTGGCCTGTATCGAGGAAGCGCTGCAGCTGCGCGAGGCCGGTATTCGCGGGCCGATTCTGTTGCTGGAGGGCTTTTTCGAGGCCGACGAGTTACCGCTGATCGAGCAGCACGAATTGTGGTGCGTGGTGCATTCGCTGTGGCAGCTTGAAGCGATTGAGCGCAGCGCAGTGCGCGGCCCGCTGACGGTCTGGTTGAAGCTGGACAGCGGCATGCACCGGGTCGGCCTGCATCCGGCCGATTACCAGGCGGCCTATCAGCGCCTGCTGGCCAGCGGCAAGGTGGCGAAGATTGTGCTGATGAGCCATTTCGCTCGTGCCGACGAGCTGGATTGCCCGCGCAGTACTGAACAGTTGGCGGTTTTTCAGCAGGCGCGGCAGGGCATTGTCGCCGAGGTCAGCCTGCGCAATTCGCCTGCCGTATTGGGCTGGCCGAGCGTGCCGAGCGACTGGGTGCGCCCCGGCATCATGCTCTACGGTGCGACCCCATTCGAACAGGCGCAGGCCGTGGCGGCACGGTTGCAGCCGGTGATGACCTTGGAATCGAAGATCATCAGCGTGCGCGAACTGCCGGCCGGCGAGCCGCTGGGCTATGGCGCGCGCTTTGTCAGCGAGCGGCCGACCCGCGTCGGTGTGGTCGCCATGGGCTATGCCGACGGCTACCCACGTCATGCACCGACCGGTACGCCAGTGGCGGTGGACGGCCAGCTGACCCGCCTGATCGGCCGCGTGTCGATGGACATGCTCACCGTCGATTTGACCGATCTGCCGCAAGCAGGCCTGGGCAGTCGGGTCGAACTCTGGGGCAAACAGGTGCTGGCCAGCGACGTGGCCACCCAGGCGGGCAGCATTCCCTATCAGCTTTTCTGCAATCTGCGGAGGGCGCCGCTGTTCTACCTCGGGGACTAA
- a CDS encoding cupin domain-containing protein — MDVGVRLQSIRKLKGLSQRELAKRAGVTNSTISMIEKNSVSPSISSLKKVLAGIPMSLVEFFSLDVEQDSQAQVVYRAAELTDICSGAITMKLVGKAHPSRAISFLDETYPSGTDTGDEMYAHEGEEAGMLVEGKLELTVGDEVFILEPGDSYYFESSKPHRFRNPFEQPARLISATTPANF; from the coding sequence TTGGACGTCGGTGTACGACTGCAATCCATTCGCAAACTCAAAGGCCTTTCCCAGCGTGAACTCGCCAAACGGGCGGGCGTCACCAACAGCACCATTTCGATGATCGAGAAGAACAGCGTAAGCCCTTCGATCAGTTCGTTGAAAAAGGTGTTGGCGGGTATCCCCATGTCGCTGGTGGAGTTCTTCTCCCTGGATGTGGAGCAGGATAGCCAGGCCCAGGTGGTCTATCGCGCCGCCGAACTCACCGATATCTGCAGCGGGGCCATCACCATGAAGCTGGTAGGCAAGGCGCATCCGAGCCGAGCCATTTCCTTCCTTGATGAAACCTACCCCAGCGGCACCGACACCGGTGACGAAATGTACGCCCACGAAGGTGAAGAGGCTGGCATGCTGGTCGAAGGCAAGCTGGAGCTGACCGTGGGCGACGAGGTGTTTATCCTTGAACCGGGCGACAGCTACTACTTCGAGAGCAGCAAGCCGCACCGTTTCCGTAATCCGTTCGAGCAGCCGGCACGCCTGATCAGTGCCACCACGCCGGCAAACTTCTAA
- a CDS encoding c-type cytochrome yields the protein MNLIKKLLVAPATVLALWAVTAQATTDEAIAERLKPVGQVCVMGEECKGVGAVAATTGGAARTADDIIAKHCGACHTPGILGAPKIGDTAAWKERADHQGGLDGILAKAISGINAMPPKGTCADCSDDELREAIQKMSGL from the coding sequence GTGAACCTGATTAAAAAGCTCCTGGTAGCACCGGCTACCGTATTGGCCCTGTGGGCAGTGACTGCTCAAGCCACGACCGACGAAGCCATTGCCGAGCGACTGAAGCCGGTTGGCCAAGTCTGTGTGATGGGCGAAGAATGCAAGGGCGTGGGTGCTGTAGCAGCCACAACCGGCGGCGCTGCGCGTACTGCCGATGACATCATTGCCAAGCACTGCGGTGCCTGCCATACCCCGGGTATTCTGGGTGCGCCGAAAATTGGCGACACAGCTGCCTGGAAAGAGCGCGCTGATCACCAGGGCGGCCTCGACGGCATCCTGGCCAAGGCAATCTCCGGTATCAACGCCATGCCGCCAAAAGGCACCTGCGCTGATTGCTCGGACGACGAGCTGCGTGAAGCGATTCAAAAGATGTCCGGCCTGTAA
- a CDS encoding xanthine phosphoribosyltransferase, whose translation MEALKQKIRDEGTVLSEHVLKVDAFLNHQIDPALMQQIGHEFAQRFADQGITKIVTIEASGIAPAVMAGLELSVPVIFARKYQSLTLKDDLYISKVFSFTKQTESTLAISAKHLNAKDHVLLIDDFLANGHAARALIDLIGQAGASIAGIGVVIEKSFQRGRAELDAQGYRVESLARIDSLKDGQVSFID comes from the coding sequence GTGGAAGCGCTGAAACAGAAGATTCGCGATGAAGGTACCGTGCTTTCGGAGCACGTACTCAAGGTCGATGCCTTTCTCAATCACCAGATCGACCCGGCGCTGATGCAGCAGATCGGCCACGAATTTGCCCAGCGTTTTGCCGACCAGGGCATCACCAAGATCGTCACCATCGAGGCCTCGGGCATTGCCCCGGCAGTGATGGCCGGCCTGGAGCTGAGCGTGCCTGTAATCTTCGCGCGCAAGTACCAGTCGCTGACACTCAAGGACGACCTGTACATCTCCAAGGTGTTTTCCTTCACCAAGCAGACCGAAAGCACCCTGGCCATTTCGGCCAAGCACCTGAACGCCAAGGATCATGTGCTGCTGATCGACGACTTCCTGGCCAACGGCCATGCCGCCCGCGCCCTCATCGACCTGATCGGCCAGGCCGGTGCGAGTATTGCCGGCATTGGCGTAGTGATCGAGAAGTCCTTCCAGCGCGGCCGCGCCGAACTGGATGCTCAGGGCTACCGGGTCGAGTCGCTGGCGCGCATCGATTCACTCAAGGATGGTCAGGTCAGTTTTATCGACTAA